From a single Hippopotamus amphibius kiboko isolate mHipAmp2 chromosome X, mHipAmp2.hap2, whole genome shotgun sequence genomic region:
- the LOC130841269 gene encoding transcription factor-like 5 protein — protein sequence MSGPGPREPPQAGGPEGPEGTDAALDEAGLSFTTADLSLVEMTEMEYTQLQHILCSHMEAEAEAAAEAAAADGELETRLSSAFLAAAAAAGGAPPVYPALCPPALADGGFAGARPCLGAVDVQELHSMLLSEAGAAAAAERTPGANGPGPGAPRPRAPEGAGKENAEGAPEARAKPAVRDCLEDRFNSIPAEPPPGPRGAEPPEPGVALSNLVTLIGHPSELMNVPLHQQQNKCTTLGKNKTAAATTALQFTYPLFTTSACSTSGSSNLSQTQSSSNSCSILEAAKHQNIGLPRAFSFCYQQETESTKQTLGGRNKALPEQVWIKVGEEALCKQAINKRNRSSICQLDTHIERRALGEIQNVGEASTAAQGAWPSAELSQATLGEQMQSGPQGGRSQPRERHNHLERDRRRRIRISCDELNLLVPFCNAETDKATTLRWTTAFLKYIQERHGDSLKKEFESVFCSKTGRRLKLTTPDSVVTCPTQESLQSSLATEIE from the coding sequence ATGTCGGGCCCCGGGCCGCGGGAGCCGCCGCAGGCGGGCGGGCCGGAGGGCCCCGAGGGCACGGACGCGGCGCTGGACGAGGCGGGGCTGAGCTTCACGACGGCCGACCTGAGCCTGGTGGAGATGACGGAGATGGAGTACACGCAGCTGCAGCACATCCTCTGCTCGCACAtggaggcggaggcggaggcggcggcggaggcggcggcggccgacGGCGAGCTCGAGACGCGCCTCAGCTCGGCCttcctggcggcggcggcggcagcgggggGCGCGCCACCCGTGTACCCCGCGCTGTGCCCCCCCGCGCTGGCCGACGGCGGCTTCGCGGGCGCCCGCCCGTGCCTGGGCGCCGTCGACGTGCAGGAGCTGCACAGCATGCTGCTGAGTGAGGCGGGCGCGGCCGCCGCCGCGGAGCGGACGCCGGGCGCTAACGGCCCGGGCCCCGGCGCGCCCCGGCCCCGGGCGCCCGAGGGCGCTGGCAAGGAGAACGCGGAGGGCGCGCCCGAGGCGCGGGCCAAGCCGGCCGTGCGCGACTGCCTGGAGGACCGCTTCAACAGCATCCCCGCCGagcccccgcccggcccgcgcGGCGCGGAGCCCCCGGAACCCGGCGTGGCGCTCAGCAATTTGGTAACTCTTATTGGCCATCCATCCGAGTTAATGAATGTGCCTCTTCATCAGCAGCAAAACAAATGTACAAcattagggaaaaacaaaactgcTGCTGCAACAACCGCTTTGCAGTTTACATACCCTCTGTTCACTACCAGTGCTTGCTCTACTAGTGGAAGTTCTAATCTTTCCCAAACACAGAGTTCTAGTAACTCATGTTCTATACTCGAAGCTGCCAAGCATCAGAATATTGGATTGCCGAgagcattttctttctgttatcaGCAAGAAACTGAATCCACTAAACAGACTTTGGGTGGTAGAAACAAAGCTTTGCCGGAGCAGGTTTGGATTAAAGTCGGAGAAGAAGCGCTATGTAAACAAGCAATAAATAAGAGGAATCGGAGCAGCATATGTCAGTTGGACACGCACATAGAGCGAAGAGCCCTTGGAGAGATTCAGAACGTGGGCGAAGCCTCCACAGCGGCGCAGGGTGCTTGGCCGTCGGCGGAGCTGTCCCAGGCCACCCTCGGGGAGCAGATGCAGAGCGGGCCCCAGGGAGGCAGGTCCCAGCCCAGGGAGAGGCACAACCACTTGGAGAGAGATAGAAGGCGCAGAATCCGCATCTCTTGTGACGAGTTGAATCTTTTAGTCCCGTTCTGCAACGCTGAGACCGATAAGGCAACGACCCTGCGGTGGACCACGGCCTTCCTGAAGTATATTCAGGAGAGACATGGAGATTCTCTTAAAAAGGAATTCGAGAGTGTATTTTGCAGTAAAACTGGCAGAAGGCTAAAGCTGACCACACCAGACTCCGTGGTGACGTGTCCCACACAGGAGAGTCTACAGAGTAGCCTGGCTACGGAGATCGAGTGA